The following are encoded together in the Capsulimonas corticalis genome:
- a CDS encoding tetratricopeptide repeat protein → MFCSQCGANNTADSKYCKECGTFIAPISSINLAPDPQDFAGVEDPIRQERLTKLLDMAFWHNDVGNLDAAILAAEAALTINPNSTTAHSLLGTLYEKKGNDALAIEHVEAVLQLNPDSAADAAKLEMLKRGVRAMAAPTPVGFRWIPPALAGTSLGNVMGRFGDLSDRGAAGGASNAAPSGGLSERIASWNLSERKIGGLQLLPVLYSGTAAIAVFAICFGVVRSSSRPATASPERVVSVNTPPASVNGSAFTDPSRTSPAPFTSQPAPFSVARNAPVTADSLRPPFSAKNLDSTPDPFSETLTSGVGTKPLLSRRPAALPERSFHSRSASSNIGGGPVPLPPLQLRAVGSDSNNLLSPAPVSAPPMAAIEALPRHTVVVPALGENGGSDSSQDAQNGGQSSSGGTPIIRITVHDGGSDSSSSSGVNRSGSNGGGSSDSGGDSFQQTALSLQSQGNYRGARAAYEKAIRTYKADIAAGRNQESAQRGLQACQTGLQICQQSE, encoded by the coding sequence GTGTTTTGCAGCCAATGCGGCGCCAATAATACCGCGGACAGTAAATATTGCAAGGAGTGCGGCACGTTTATCGCGCCCATCTCCTCTATCAATCTCGCCCCCGATCCCCAGGATTTCGCCGGCGTCGAGGATCCGATCCGTCAGGAGCGGCTGACCAAGCTGCTTGATATGGCGTTCTGGCACAACGATGTCGGCAATCTGGACGCCGCGATCCTCGCGGCGGAAGCGGCCCTGACGATCAATCCCAACAGCACGACGGCGCACTCGCTCCTTGGAACGCTTTACGAGAAGAAGGGCAATGACGCCCTGGCGATCGAACATGTGGAGGCGGTCCTTCAGCTCAATCCCGACAGCGCCGCCGACGCGGCGAAGCTGGAGATGCTCAAGCGCGGCGTGCGCGCCATGGCGGCGCCGACGCCGGTCGGCTTCCGGTGGATTCCGCCCGCGCTCGCCGGAACCAGCCTGGGCAACGTCATGGGACGCTTCGGCGATCTTTCCGACCGAGGCGCCGCCGGCGGCGCCTCCAACGCTGCTCCAAGCGGCGGGTTGTCCGAACGGATCGCGTCGTGGAACCTGAGTGAGCGCAAGATCGGCGGGCTGCAATTGCTGCCGGTCCTTTATTCCGGAACGGCGGCCATTGCCGTGTTCGCGATCTGCTTTGGGGTCGTTCGCTCGTCGTCGCGCCCGGCCACGGCGTCTCCCGAGCGCGTGGTGTCCGTCAATACGCCGCCGGCCTCCGTCAACGGCTCGGCGTTCACCGATCCGTCCCGCACGAGCCCCGCGCCGTTTACGAGCCAGCCCGCGCCGTTCAGCGTCGCCCGCAATGCTCCGGTCACGGCGGACTCCCTACGGCCGCCGTTCAGCGCGAAGAACCTGGACAGCACGCCCGATCCGTTTTCGGAGACGCTGACCAGCGGGGTTGGAACCAAGCCCCTGCTCAGCCGCCGGCCGGCCGCGCTGCCGGAGCGATCGTTCCATTCCCGAAGCGCCTCGTCCAATATCGGCGGAGGCCCGGTCCCGCTGCCTCCGCTCCAGCTTCGAGCCGTCGGCTCGGATTCGAATAATTTGCTGTCGCCGGCTCCCGTCTCCGCCCCGCCGATGGCGGCGATCGAGGCGCTTCCGCGCCATACGGTCGTTGTGCCGGCGCTGGGAGAGAATGGCGGTTCGGATTCCTCGCAGGACGCCCAGAACGGCGGGCAGTCGTCGTCGGGCGGAACGCCGATCATTCGCATCACCGTTCATGACGGCGGCAGCGACTCCTCCAGTTCGTCCGGCGTGAACCGCAGCGGATCGAACGGCGGCGGCTCCTCGGATTCCGGCGGCGACAGCTTCCAGCAAACGGCGCTTTCGCTGCAATCGCAGGGAAATTATCGCGGCGCGCGCGCCGCTTACGAAAAGGCCATCCGCACATATAAAGCCGATATCGCCGCCGGACGCAACCAAGAGTCGGCGCAGCGCGGTTTGCAGGCTTGCCAGACGGGACTTCAGATTTGCCAGCAAAGCGAGTAA
- a CDS encoding tetratricopeptide repeat protein: MPAKRVTLRSAALAFACTLGVGAVAPSATAASRRPPPTIVLFTHDAGDSDDFSGLKALRAKLRDGGHFDVLTYDVEAPAILRAAADAHHPEWTTTPITTDADRLALSKALGASFYAVITHTKSSDRPDIQLVDVLAPAHSWSVTGKKTGDAADALASDADQAVTQRSAPEPTPAPAPVTAAPPVAPAAPPAVVTPPVTVTPPVTPPVTIAPPVVVTPPVTVTPPVIVAPPVVVKPAPAPAVPVTANPPAVVTPAPAPPAVVTPAPAPPAVVTPAPAPPAVVTPAPAPPAVVTPAPAPPAVVTPAPAPPAVVTPAPAPPVAAAVVPDAKQQADQKQAADDAIQQQVAAVKPLLAKGDAALARGEVAMAISLYRQAVDGAPRAAQPRLALAQAYLQGGFRDKALDEAKRALQVSPDSVPIKEFLISMDAEESTSEGSVTLYTALIAKNPDDISAHLGLADAYWNDGSLDRAEAEYKAAEALEATTGGHRAVTQLARMYGAQSRYADALEMLAQLGATRYPMALSIIKNKGDALLTSLSTARDSFEAKKSSHEQFYDTAKKVAAEGQALADFVHAVTPPAAFKLSHLHRQLAANLIAQEASVLMTYIETSDADQGDKAASLEKSAQSEMLTANAGEQKNGLTAEGN, translated from the coding sequence TTGCCAGCAAAGCGAGTAACGCTCCGCAGCGCCGCCTTGGCGTTCGCCTGTACTTTGGGCGTCGGCGCCGTCGCGCCCAGCGCCACGGCCGCCTCGCGCCGTCCCCCGCCGACCATCGTGCTGTTTACGCACGACGCCGGCGACAGCGACGACTTCTCCGGCCTGAAGGCGCTGCGCGCCAAGCTGCGTGACGGCGGCCACTTCGACGTCCTGACCTACGATGTCGAGGCGCCCGCCATCCTGCGCGCCGCCGCCGACGCCCACCACCCGGAATGGACCACCACGCCCATCACGACGGACGCGGACCGCCTCGCGCTCTCCAAAGCTCTGGGCGCGTCGTTTTACGCTGTCATCACGCACACAAAATCGTCGGACCGCCCGGATATCCAGCTCGTCGACGTTTTGGCTCCGGCGCACTCCTGGAGCGTGACCGGCAAGAAAACCGGAGACGCCGCCGACGCTCTCGCCAGCGACGCCGACCAAGCGGTCACCCAGCGCAGCGCCCCAGAACCGACGCCCGCGCCCGCTCCTGTCACAGCCGCGCCTCCCGTCGCCCCAGCAGCGCCGCCTGCTGTTGTCACACCGCCTGTCACAGTCACGCCTCCTGTCACACCACCGGTAACGATCGCGCCGCCAGTCGTTGTGACGCCGCCAGTCACAGTAACGCCGCCAGTCATCGTAGCTCCCCCGGTCGTTGTCAAACCAGCCCCCGCTCCGGCCGTTCCTGTGACGGCTAATCCGCCCGCAGTCGTTACACCCGCGCCCGCGCCGCCCGCAGTCGTTACACCCGCGCCCGCGCCGCCCGCAGTCGTTACACCCGCGCCCGCGCCGCCCGCAGTCGTTACACCCGCGCCCGCGCCGCCCGCAGTCGTTACACCCGCGCCCGCGCCGCCCGCAGTCGTTACACCCGCGCCCGCGCCGCCCGCAGTCGTTACACCCGCGCCCGCGCCGCCTGTGGCGGCGGCAGTGGTTCCGGACGCTAAGCAGCAGGCGGATCAGAAGCAAGCGGCCGATGACGCGATCCAGCAGCAGGTGGCGGCCGTGAAGCCGCTGCTGGCGAAGGGCGACGCGGCGCTGGCGCGCGGCGAAGTGGCGATGGCGATCTCGCTTTACCGGCAGGCCGTGGACGGCGCGCCGCGCGCCGCGCAGCCGCGTCTGGCGCTGGCGCAGGCGTATCTACAGGGCGGCTTCCGCGATAAAGCGCTGGACGAAGCGAAGCGTGCGCTGCAAGTCTCGCCGGACAGCGTCCCGATCAAGGAGTTCTTGATCAGCATGGACGCCGAAGAATCGACCTCAGAAGGCTCCGTGACGCTTTACACCGCGCTGATCGCCAAGAACCCCGACGATATCTCGGCGCATCTGGGGCTGGCCGACGCTTATTGGAACGACGGCTCGCTGGACCGGGCCGAAGCGGAATACAAGGCCGCCGAGGCGCTGGAGGCGACGACCGGCGGACATCGGGCCGTCACGCAGCTGGCCCGGATGTACGGCGCGCAGTCGCGTTACGCCGACGCGCTGGAGATGCTCGCGCAGCTCGGCGCCACCCGATACCCCATGGCGCTCAGCATCATCAAGAACAAGGGCGACGCGCTGCTGACCAGTCTTTCGACGGCGCGCGACTCCTTTGAAGCGAAGAAAAGCTCGCACGAGCAGTTCTACGACACCGCGAAAAAAGTCGCGGCCGAGGGACAGGCGCTCGCGGACTTCGTACACGCCGTCACGCCGCCGGCGGCGTTCAAACTGTCGCACCTGCATCGCCAGCTCGCGGCCAA
- a CDS encoding S-layer homology domain-containing protein yields the protein MSICIGLTALGGLSTISAAHASPRKTSAAKPQSHPSEAPPAGRKTVASSGDARAQFPDVPPGHWAAQAVRDLQLKGVVVGYPGGRF from the coding sequence GTGTCCATTTGCATTGGCCTGACCGCGCTTGGCGGGCTCAGTACAATCAGCGCCGCCCACGCCAGCCCACGCAAAACCAGCGCGGCGAAGCCTCAGTCGCATCCTTCCGAGGCGCCGCCGGCAGGCCGTAAAACGGTCGCTTCCAGCGGCGACGCCCGCGCGCAGTTTCCGGATGTTCCGCCGGGACACTGGGCGGCCCAGGCGGTGCGGGATTTGCAGTTGAAGGGCGTCGTCGTGGGTTATCCCGGCGGCCGATTTTAG